One Coccinella septempunctata chromosome X, icCocSept1.1, whole genome shotgun sequence genomic window carries:
- the LOC123321572 gene encoding glycine receptor subunit alpha-4 produces the protein MKFIILIILIYWCSCVIANFNSHRGSEYVEENSLSLRDILPVKVKHYDKNRAPKFQGQPTVVYFHVTVLSLDSINEESMTYVTDIFLAQSWRDPRLRLPENMSEEYRILDVEWLHSIWRPDCFFKNAKSVTFHEMTIPNHYLWLYHDKTLLYMSKLTLVLSCAMKFESYPHDTQICSMSIESLSHTDHDLVFIWNMTDPLVVNPEIELPQLDIAENYTTDCTIEYSTGNFTCLAVVFQLRRRLGYHLFHTYIPSALIVVMSWISFWIKPEAIPARVTLGVTSLLTLATQNTQSQQSLPPVSYVKAIDVWMSSCSVFVFLSLMEFAVVNNYMGPVATKAMKGYSDEDIPSEVMEYRGMERIRYSTVSQPQYETFCNGRSIALCIDKFSRFFFPFSFLILNIVYWCTFL, from the exons atgaaatttatcatattgataattttgatttattggTGTTCATGCGTTATAGCAAATTT CAATAGCCACAGAGGGTCAGAATACGTCGAAGAAAATAGTTTATCTCTAAGAGATATATTGCCAGTTAAAGTGAAACATTATGACAAAAATCGAGCACCAAAATTCCAAGGGCAACCAACAGTGGTTTATTTCCATGTTACTGTTCTTTCATTAGATTCAATCAACGAGGAATCTATG ACTTATGTTACTGACATATTTCTCGCACAAAGCTGGAGAGATCCACGCCTGAGATTGCCTGAAAATATGAGCGAAGAATACAGAATTTTGGATGTAGAATGGCTTCACAGTATTTGGAGGCCAGATTGCTTCTTCAAAAATGCTAAGAGTGTGACTTTCCACGAGATGACCATTCCGAACCACTATCTTTGGCTATATCACGATAAAACGTTATTGTACATGTCCAA GCTGACTTTAGTTCTTTCATGTGCAATGAAATTCGAATCTTATCCTCACGACACACAGATTTGCTCTATGAGTATAGAAAGTT TATCCCATACTGATCACGACCTGGTTTTCATATGGAATATGACAGATCCATTGGTTGTTAACCCAGAGATTGAATTACCACAGTTAGACATAGCAGAAAATTACACAACCGACTGCACCATTGAATACTCTACAG gaaatttcacGTGTCTGGCAGTTGTCTTTCAACTACGCAGAAGACTTGGATACCATCTTTTCCACACATATATACCTTCTGCATTAATTGTTGTAATGTCGTGGATATCTTTCTGGATCAAACCTGAAGCAATTCCAGCTAGAGTAACTTTAGGAGTTACTTCATTGCTCACATTGG CCACTCAGAACACACAGTCGCAGCAGTCCCTTCCACCTGTGTCTTACGTGAAGGCAATTGACGTTTGGATGTCGAGTTGTTcggtttttgtatttttatcccTGATGGAGTTCGCAGTGGTTAATAACTACATGGGCCCTGTGGCCACAAAGGCGATGAAAGGTTACTCAGACGAAGATATCCCCTCGGAAGTTATGGAGTATAGG GGTATGGAGAGAATACGATACAGTACCGTCAGCCAGCCTCAATACGAAACTTTTTGTAACGGCAGAAGTATAGCTCTCTGTATCGATAAATTCTCCCGATTCTTTTTTCCATTCTCATTTTTGATACTTAATATTGTATATTGGTGCACCTTTCTGTGA
- the LOC123321501 gene encoding CTTNBP2 N-terminal-like protein isoform X2 has product MNKGLHKNLLNMATNNNQNGWISGLNYCAPLSTVQEQQTGTSEINQYEQLDRPNTGCNTLKRNPKMELSKTDLLKLVTYFEGEIQARDIVIAALKSEKLKQIVNLGRYKPAVMNDPYTALLRDSIADGPNAKAPVSERDMTAAAEQQLQALEQLALQQRRAHQHMINILKEAEAKHKKVIQELEEEKCKHEHDTAQGDDITYGLEMERTRLRQELELERNGRKKLEKELKRQLEMADEERARQKQIVLLLLAERKKIIVKYIEERKRSEDLAQILSEEKSRNDTMAEGLEEESKKSLQMEAELEKQGHVFEADRRSLKSQLALKEARCLELEAEIKKLKSDCEAIRTRTNISCDTASAMISSIAKVVQPTATVSSVPVSGPTTGIAQSVIPGQVLRQTAVAPVIPATKLATQSSISAATSQGTVSRTQGKLSFQYQSNVPQTPPKKGSLAARGVPPPIPPNKPVIPIKQATPRRPETAADVEKKKVAGQVKEDHNDRSSEKSQMG; this is encoded by the exons ATGAACAAAGGGCTCCATAAAAATTTACTCAATATGGCCACTAACAACAATCAGAATGGATGGATAAGCGGGCTTAATTATTGTGCCCCCTTATCTACTGTTCAGGAACAGCAAACAGGAACATCAGAGATTAATCAGTATGAACAACTAGACAGACCAAATACTGGATGCAACACATTGAAG AGAAATCCCAAGATGGAACTTTCGAAGACAGATTTATTGAAACTTGTCACATATTTCGAGGGTGAAATTCAAGCTCGTGATATTGTAATTGCTGCTTTGAAA TCTGAAAAATTGAAGCAGATTGTGAACTTGGGACGTTATAAACCTGCTGTTATGAATGATCCTTATACAGCATTATTGAGGGACAGTATTGCCGATGGACCCAATGCTAAAGCACCAGTAAGTGAAAGGGATATGACTGCTGCGGCAGAGCAACAACTGCAAGCCCTTGAGCAGCTGGCTCTTCAACAAAGAAGAGCCCACCAGCACATGATTAATATTCTGAAAGAAGCTGAAGCTAAGCATAAAAAA GTTATTCAAGAACTAGAGGAAGAGAAATGTAAGCATGAACATGATACTGCACAAGGCGACGATATAACTTATGGTTTAGAAATGGAAAGAACAAGGCTGAGACAGGAACTAGAACTGGAGAGAAATGGACGAAAAAAATTAGAGAAAGAGCTTAAAAGGCAGCTTGAAATGGCAGATGAAGAGAGGGCTAGGCAGAAACAAATAGTTTTGCTTTTATTggcagaaagaaaaaaaattatagtaaaatatattgaagaaagaaAACGAAGTGAAGATTTGGCACAA ATATTATCAGAAGAAAAGTCAAGAAATGATACCATGGCTGAAGGTTTAGAAGAAGAAAGTAAGAAATCTCTTCAAATGGAAGCCGAACTAGAAAAGCAAGGACATGTCTTCGAAGCAGATAGAAGGTCCTTAAAATCTCAGTTAGCTTTGAAAGAAGCTAG GTGCTTAGAATTAGAGGCGGAAATTAAAAAACTCAAATCTGATTGTGAAGCAATTCGTACTAGAACAAACATCTCCTGTGATACAGCTTCTGCAATGATAAGTAGTATAGCCAAGGTTGTTCAACCCACTGCCACTGTATCCAGTGTTCCAGTGTCGGGACCAA CAACAGGAATTGCACAATCTGTTATACCAGGCCAAGTACTTCGGCAGACAGCTGTAGCACCTGTAATACCTGCTACCAAG ttGGCAACACAAAGTTCAATAAGCGCTGCTACCTCACAGGGCACAGTCAGCCGGACTCAAggaaaattaagttttcaataTCAATCAAATGTACCTCAAACTCCACCCAAAAAGGGTAGTTTAGCGGCTAGAGGCGTGCCACCTCCAATACCTCCCAACAAACCAGTGATACCAATAAAACAGGCCACTCCTAGAAGACCAGAAACGGCAGCTGATGTTGAGAAAAAAAAGGTCGCAGGCCAGGTTAAGGAAG atCATAACGATAGGTCTTCTGAGAAAAGTCAGATGGGTTGA
- the LOC123321501 gene encoding CTTNBP2 N-terminal-like protein isoform X1, translated as MNKGLHKNLLNMATNNNQNGWISGLNYCAPLSTVQEQQTGTSEINQYEQLDRPNTGCNTLKRNPKMELSKTDLLKLVTYFEGEIQARDIVIAALKSEKLKQIVNLGRYKPAVMNDPYTALLRDSIADGPNAKAPVSERDMTAAAEQQLQALEQLALQQRRAHQHMINILKEAEAKHKKVIQELEEEKCKHEHDTAQGDDITYGLEMERTRLRQELELERNGRKKLEKELKRQLEMADEERARQKQIVLLLLAERKKIIVKYIEERKRSEDLAQILSEEKSRNDTMAEGLEEESKKSLQMEAELEKQGHVFEADRRSLKSQLALKEARCLELEAEIKKLKSDCEAIRTRTNISCDTASAMISSIAKVVQPTATVSSVPVSGPSKSEEVFVSTGIAQSVIPGQVLRQTAVAPVIPATKLATQSSISAATSQGTVSRTQGKLSFQYQSNVPQTPPKKGSLAARGVPPPIPPNKPVIPIKQATPRRPETAADVEKKKVAGQVKEDHNDRSSEKSQMG; from the exons ATGAACAAAGGGCTCCATAAAAATTTACTCAATATGGCCACTAACAACAATCAGAATGGATGGATAAGCGGGCTTAATTATTGTGCCCCCTTATCTACTGTTCAGGAACAGCAAACAGGAACATCAGAGATTAATCAGTATGAACAACTAGACAGACCAAATACTGGATGCAACACATTGAAG AGAAATCCCAAGATGGAACTTTCGAAGACAGATTTATTGAAACTTGTCACATATTTCGAGGGTGAAATTCAAGCTCGTGATATTGTAATTGCTGCTTTGAAA TCTGAAAAATTGAAGCAGATTGTGAACTTGGGACGTTATAAACCTGCTGTTATGAATGATCCTTATACAGCATTATTGAGGGACAGTATTGCCGATGGACCCAATGCTAAAGCACCAGTAAGTGAAAGGGATATGACTGCTGCGGCAGAGCAACAACTGCAAGCCCTTGAGCAGCTGGCTCTTCAACAAAGAAGAGCCCACCAGCACATGATTAATATTCTGAAAGAAGCTGAAGCTAAGCATAAAAAA GTTATTCAAGAACTAGAGGAAGAGAAATGTAAGCATGAACATGATACTGCACAAGGCGACGATATAACTTATGGTTTAGAAATGGAAAGAACAAGGCTGAGACAGGAACTAGAACTGGAGAGAAATGGACGAAAAAAATTAGAGAAAGAGCTTAAAAGGCAGCTTGAAATGGCAGATGAAGAGAGGGCTAGGCAGAAACAAATAGTTTTGCTTTTATTggcagaaagaaaaaaaattatagtaaaatatattgaagaaagaaAACGAAGTGAAGATTTGGCACAA ATATTATCAGAAGAAAAGTCAAGAAATGATACCATGGCTGAAGGTTTAGAAGAAGAAAGTAAGAAATCTCTTCAAATGGAAGCCGAACTAGAAAAGCAAGGACATGTCTTCGAAGCAGATAGAAGGTCCTTAAAATCTCAGTTAGCTTTGAAAGAAGCTAG GTGCTTAGAATTAGAGGCGGAAATTAAAAAACTCAAATCTGATTGTGAAGCAATTCGTACTAGAACAAACATCTCCTGTGATACAGCTTCTGCAATGATAAGTAGTATAGCCAAGGTTGTTCAACCCACTGCCACTGTATCCAGTGTTCCAGTGTCGGGACCAAGTAAGTCAGAAGAAGTGTTTGTGT CAACAGGAATTGCACAATCTGTTATACCAGGCCAAGTACTTCGGCAGACAGCTGTAGCACCTGTAATACCTGCTACCAAG ttGGCAACACAAAGTTCAATAAGCGCTGCTACCTCACAGGGCACAGTCAGCCGGACTCAAggaaaattaagttttcaataTCAATCAAATGTACCTCAAACTCCACCCAAAAAGGGTAGTTTAGCGGCTAGAGGCGTGCCACCTCCAATACCTCCCAACAAACCAGTGATACCAATAAAACAGGCCACTCCTAGAAGACCAGAAACGGCAGCTGATGTTGAGAAAAAAAAGGTCGCAGGCCAGGTTAAGGAAG atCATAACGATAGGTCTTCTGAGAAAAGTCAGATGGGTTGA
- the LOC123321467 gene encoding cysteine protease ATG4D isoform X2 produces MNGMGSNPENDSKEDGNYIEAEGKVKNKLLSMWNNVKYDFSGMKLRSNFSKESPVWLLGKCYRRVESPSSDITELGTDVAAFHSQGDLVTGDDENFEAFKKDFFSRLWLTYRREFPILNGSNLSSDCGWGCMLRSGQMLMAQALVCHFLGRTWRWDPDGTPGNREEFIESVNHRKIIKWFGDKPSKNSPLSIHTLVTLGEESGKKAGDWYGPGFVAHLLKKAVKLASEENYEFDCLNVFVAENCTVYIGDVLQDSEDAEGKWKPLILLVPVRLGLEKFNSVYAPSLTALFSLKQGIGIIGGRPKHSMYFIGFQDDKLIHLDPHYCQEMVDVWAPDFPLGSFHCRSPRKLHISKMDPSCCIGFYCSSKEDFFNLIDTVQSLIVPSGKSNTLGNEYPLFIFDRGFSRDSSFSPQRLPPKDFEYSISSSDIDIEEHFNLI; encoded by the exons atgaatggaATGG GTTCCAATCCTGAGAATGATTCCAAAGAAGATGGAAATTATATTGAGGCAGAGGGAAAAGTTAAAAATAAATTACTGTCTATGTGGAATAACGTTAAATATG ACTTTTCAGGTATGAAACTACGTAGCAATTTCTCCAAAGAATCTCCAGTTTGGTTACTAGGAAAGTGTTATAGAAGGGTTGAAAGCCCTTCGTCGGATATCACAGAATTAGGAACAGACGTGGCTGCCTTTCATAGTCAAGGAGAT CTTGTTACTGGtgatgatgaaaattttgaagcttTCAAGAAAGACTTTTTTAGTAGATTATGGCTCACATATCGTAGAGAATTTCCCATTCTGAATGGTTCCAATTTAAGTAGCGACTGTGGCTGGGGTTGCATGCTGAGAAGTGGTCAAATGCTTATGGCTCAAGCTTTAGTTTGTCATTTTTTAGGAAGAA CTTGGAGGTGGGATCCTGATGGCACTCCAGGCAATCGTGAAGAATTTATTGAATCTGTGAATCACCGAAAAATAATCAAATGGTTTGGGGATAAACCATCAAAAAACAGTCCATTATCTATCCATACTCTAGTCACTTTGGGTGAAGAATCTGGAAAAAAAGCGGGTGATTGGTATGGACCTGGATTCGTTGCTCATTTGTTGAAAAAGGCCGTGAAATTAGCTTCAGAAGAAAATTATGAGTTTGATTGCCTCAATGTTTTTGTTGCAGAAAATTGTACAG TCTATATTGGAGATGTCCTTCAAGATAGCGAAGATGCTGAAGGAAAGTGGAAACCTCTGATACTTTTGGTTCCTGTTCGTTTAGGATTGGagaaattcaactcagtttatgcACCTTCTTTGACAGCATTATTCAGTTTGAAGCAAGGAATAGGTATTATAGGTGGAAGACCAAAGCACTCTATGTACTTCATCGGATTTCAAG ATGATAAATTGATTCATTTGGACCCTCACTATTGCCAAGAAATGGTAGATGTCTGGGCTCCCGACTTTCCACTTGGCAGTTTCCATTGTAGATCTCCTAGAAAATTGCATATCAGCAAGATGGACCCATCGTGTTGTATAGGTTTCTATTGTTCTAGTAAAGAGGACTTTTTCAATCTCATTGATACTGTTCAATCA CTTATTGTTCCTTCAGGGAAATCAAATACTCTAGGAAATGAATATCCACTTTTCATATTCGATAGAGGATTTAGTCGAGATTCATCTTTTTCTCCACAAAGGTTACCTCCCAAAGACTTCGAATATTCGATTAGCAGCAGTGATATAGATATTGAAGAACATTTCAATTTGATTTAA
- the LOC123321467 gene encoding cysteine protease ATG4D isoform X1, with product MYPKKPIILGSNPENDSKEDGNYIEAEGKVKNKLLSMWNNVKYDFSGMKLRSNFSKESPVWLLGKCYRRVESPSSDITELGTDVAAFHSQGDLVTGDDENFEAFKKDFFSRLWLTYRREFPILNGSNLSSDCGWGCMLRSGQMLMAQALVCHFLGRTWRWDPDGTPGNREEFIESVNHRKIIKWFGDKPSKNSPLSIHTLVTLGEESGKKAGDWYGPGFVAHLLKKAVKLASEENYEFDCLNVFVAENCTVYIGDVLQDSEDAEGKWKPLILLVPVRLGLEKFNSVYAPSLTALFSLKQGIGIIGGRPKHSMYFIGFQDDKLIHLDPHYCQEMVDVWAPDFPLGSFHCRSPRKLHISKMDPSCCIGFYCSSKEDFFNLIDTVQSLIVPSGKSNTLGNEYPLFIFDRGFSRDSSFSPQRLPPKDFEYSISSSDIDIEEHFNLI from the exons ATGTATCCAAAAAAACCTATTATCCTGG GTTCCAATCCTGAGAATGATTCCAAAGAAGATGGAAATTATATTGAGGCAGAGGGAAAAGTTAAAAATAAATTACTGTCTATGTGGAATAACGTTAAATATG ACTTTTCAGGTATGAAACTACGTAGCAATTTCTCCAAAGAATCTCCAGTTTGGTTACTAGGAAAGTGTTATAGAAGGGTTGAAAGCCCTTCGTCGGATATCACAGAATTAGGAACAGACGTGGCTGCCTTTCATAGTCAAGGAGAT CTTGTTACTGGtgatgatgaaaattttgaagcttTCAAGAAAGACTTTTTTAGTAGATTATGGCTCACATATCGTAGAGAATTTCCCATTCTGAATGGTTCCAATTTAAGTAGCGACTGTGGCTGGGGTTGCATGCTGAGAAGTGGTCAAATGCTTATGGCTCAAGCTTTAGTTTGTCATTTTTTAGGAAGAA CTTGGAGGTGGGATCCTGATGGCACTCCAGGCAATCGTGAAGAATTTATTGAATCTGTGAATCACCGAAAAATAATCAAATGGTTTGGGGATAAACCATCAAAAAACAGTCCATTATCTATCCATACTCTAGTCACTTTGGGTGAAGAATCTGGAAAAAAAGCGGGTGATTGGTATGGACCTGGATTCGTTGCTCATTTGTTGAAAAAGGCCGTGAAATTAGCTTCAGAAGAAAATTATGAGTTTGATTGCCTCAATGTTTTTGTTGCAGAAAATTGTACAG TCTATATTGGAGATGTCCTTCAAGATAGCGAAGATGCTGAAGGAAAGTGGAAACCTCTGATACTTTTGGTTCCTGTTCGTTTAGGATTGGagaaattcaactcagtttatgcACCTTCTTTGACAGCATTATTCAGTTTGAAGCAAGGAATAGGTATTATAGGTGGAAGACCAAAGCACTCTATGTACTTCATCGGATTTCAAG ATGATAAATTGATTCATTTGGACCCTCACTATTGCCAAGAAATGGTAGATGTCTGGGCTCCCGACTTTCCACTTGGCAGTTTCCATTGTAGATCTCCTAGAAAATTGCATATCAGCAAGATGGACCCATCGTGTTGTATAGGTTTCTATTGTTCTAGTAAAGAGGACTTTTTCAATCTCATTGATACTGTTCAATCA CTTATTGTTCCTTCAGGGAAATCAAATACTCTAGGAAATGAATATCCACTTTTCATATTCGATAGAGGATTTAGTCGAGATTCATCTTTTTCTCCACAAAGGTTACCTCCCAAAGACTTCGAATATTCGATTAGCAGCAGTGATATAGATATTGAAGAACATTTCAATTTGATTTAA
- the LOC123321469 gene encoding GTP:AMP phosphotransferase AK3, mitochondrial gives MAFRSVILGAPASGKGTISSRIVKTFGLEHVASGDRLRINITKNTPIGKTAKKYIEEGLLVPDDLMVNFISEEIRQIKKNIWLLDGFPRTVSQAESLWRVQKLDVVLNLVVPYNIIVDRVKGRWIHLPSGRVYNTDFNAPKVPGKDDITGEDLVQRKDDSPEIVLKRLEQYEKMTRPVINFYKEKGILEEFAGNTSDEIWPKVKSVLLNYLSEVK, from the exons ATGGCATTCAGATCAGTCATACTTGGTGCTCCAGCATCTGGAAAGGGCACCATTTCTTCGCGAATAGTGAAAACTTTCGGTTTAGAACACGTGGCTAGTGGTGATAGATTGAGaataaatattacaaaaaataCAC CGATAGGAAAAACTgccaaaaaatatattgaagaaggtttATTAGTGCCTGATGATTTAATGGTGAATTTTATCTCAGAAGAAATCAGGcaaatcaagaaaaatatttggctcTTAGATG GTTTTCCGCGTACAGTTAGTCAAGCTGAATCTTTATGGAGGGTACAAAAGCTAGATGTTGTTCTAAATCTTGTTGTTCCTTACAATATCATAGTTGATAGGGTCAAAGGCCGTTGGATACATTTACCAAGTGGTCGTGTTTATAATACAGACTTCAATGCACCTAAAGTGCCT GGAAAAGATGATATAACTGGTGAAGATCTGGTTCAGAGGAAAGATGATAGCCCGGAAATTGTATTGAAAAGGCTGGAACAATACGAGAAAATGACAAGACCTGTAATCAACTTCTATAAGGAGAAGGGGATATTAGAAGAATTTGCAGGAAACACTTCGGATGAGATATGGCCAAAAGTAAAATCAGTATTATTAAATTATTTATCAGAAGTCAAATAA